One segment of Candidatus Zixiibacteriota bacterium DNA contains the following:
- a CDS encoding protein kinase, whose product MSPDDDSTQEMIVLSSGTVINHYRIVRKIGSGGMGDVYLAEDTALNRQVALKFLAWNLCQSAECRARFKREAQAAARLDHPNIVTVYEVGEYQSRPFFAMQAIEGKSLREAMMTADLSLECAIEIGLQVCDGLRAAHEHGIVHRDIKPSNLLVDAEGRVRIVDFGLAAVAGGEQVTRAGARLGTVGYMAPEQLRGEKTDQRADLFALGVILYELVTGRRPFAADNEAGIHHRLLESEPEPLARYRSGLPEGLQEIVRRALEKDPAMRFQSAADFGAELKRLRRDMPETGPIRSALRWGARREWLQTRLVVPILLAVLVAATVWKLNRETAPRSPVHLAVVPFVNLGEPATSQPFCDGLMETLTSKLTELSGAERSLLVVPATEVREQKITSVGQAHRVFGVNFAVTGSLQNTGDGVRVTLNLVDAATGLQLDSRVLDERRQDIVALQDTSVVEVAGMLDITVPSEARRRLVGGVTQSAAAYSAYLEGRGFLLRDDTIAGLDSAQQRFELAIARDSSFAPAYAALGEVYWRKYSLTNDVALVEPGLSYSGRALELDDQLAPVLVTLGMVHLQTGQSQEAISYLKRALQIDSTGHGARVQLAAAYESLGRMAEAESTFQEAIRIQPRLWRSHYNLARFYAYRGRNSEALRSIADAEAVAPTATLPLEAIGSLYTFLGSYDRAERLLKRSIAIEPHYIAYSNLGVIYQLRQQYAEAADMYRRARALNDKDFKVWYNLASVYESLPGGMTQARESYQGAIVLAEENLKVNPTDAELICNLADCYWQVEQRDKALAMVDRGVRLAPDDIEVMVRAGVIYEQAGRHEEALHLVGIAARRGFSLERLQATPALKDLIADPRFDSLLKAAH is encoded by the coding sequence ATGTCTCCTGATGACGATTCGACGCAGGAGATGATCGTACTCTCAAGCGGCACGGTCATCAACCACTACCGGATCGTAAGGAAGATCGGATCCGGCGGCATGGGGGATGTATACCTCGCCGAAGATACCGCGCTTAATCGCCAGGTGGCGCTGAAGTTTCTCGCCTGGAATCTATGTCAGAGTGCCGAGTGTCGCGCGCGTTTCAAGCGGGAAGCGCAGGCAGCGGCGCGTTTGGATCACCCGAATATTGTTACGGTCTATGAAGTCGGCGAGTACCAGAGTCGCCCTTTTTTCGCGATGCAGGCAATCGAGGGGAAATCATTGCGCGAGGCAATGATGACGGCCGACTTGTCACTTGAGTGTGCCATCGAAATCGGGCTGCAGGTTTGTGATGGCCTGCGCGCCGCGCATGAGCACGGGATCGTCCATCGCGACATCAAGCCGTCGAATCTACTGGTGGACGCTGAGGGTCGCGTCCGGATCGTCGATTTTGGACTGGCGGCGGTAGCGGGAGGCGAGCAAGTGACCCGCGCCGGTGCGCGTCTCGGCACGGTCGGATACATGGCTCCGGAGCAATTGCGCGGGGAGAAGACGGACCAGCGGGCCGACTTGTTCGCTCTGGGCGTGATCTTATACGAGTTGGTCACGGGCCGCCGGCCGTTTGCCGCCGACAATGAAGCCGGCATCCACCACCGTCTCCTGGAGAGTGAACCCGAACCGCTCGCGCGATACCGTTCCGGCCTGCCCGAAGGATTGCAGGAAATAGTCCGGCGCGCGCTGGAGAAGGACCCGGCGATGCGCTTTCAGTCGGCCGCCGACTTTGGCGCAGAGCTGAAGCGTTTACGCCGCGACATGCCGGAGACGGGACCGATTCGGTCGGCGCTAAGGTGGGGGGCACGCCGCGAATGGTTGCAAACGCGCCTGGTGGTGCCGATTCTGCTGGCGGTTCTTGTTGCCGCGACGGTGTGGAAGCTCAATCGGGAAACGGCGCCGCGCTCGCCGGTGCATCTGGCAGTGGTACCCTTTGTCAATCTTGGCGAACCGGCAACCAGCCAGCCGTTCTGCGACGGTTTGATGGAGACGCTCACGAGCAAGTTGACGGAGTTGTCCGGGGCGGAGCGTTCGCTCCTGGTGGTGCCGGCCACCGAGGTGCGCGAGCAGAAGATCACGAGTGTCGGTCAAGCACACCGGGTGTTCGGCGTGAACTTCGCAGTCACGGGAAGTCTACAGAATACTGGTGACGGAGTCCGGGTGACACTCAATTTGGTCGACGCGGCGACCGGCCTGCAATTGGATTCGAGGGTTCTGGATGAACGGCGGCAGGATATCGTTGCCCTGCAGGACACCAGTGTTGTGGAAGTTGCAGGCATGCTTGACATCACGGTGCCGTCGGAGGCACGCCGTCGGCTGGTCGGAGGCGTCACGCAGTCGGCGGCGGCGTACAGCGCTTATCTTGAAGGCCGCGGCTTTTTGCTGCGCGACGACACGATTGCAGGACTTGACAGCGCCCAGCAGCGATTCGAGCTGGCGATCGCCCGAGATTCGTCTTTCGCGCCGGCGTATGCCGCGCTGGGCGAGGTCTATTGGCGCAAGTACAGTCTGACCAACGACGTGGCTTTGGTGGAGCCAGGACTCAGTTATTCCGGCCGCGCCCTCGAGCTTGACGATCAACTGGCACCAGTGTTGGTAACATTGGGGATGGTCCACCTTCAGACGGGGCAATCGCAGGAAGCGATCAGCTATCTCAAACGTGCCTTGCAGATCGATTCCACCGGGCATGGCGCCCGCGTGCAATTGGCGGCTGCCTATGAGTCCCTGGGCCGGATGGCCGAGGCTGAATCGACTTTTCAAGAGGCGATTCGGATACAGCCGCGACTCTGGCGAAGTCACTACAATTTGGCGCGATTCTATGCATACCGCGGTCGCAACAGCGAAGCGCTCCGCAGTATCGCGGACGCCGAGGCGGTGGCACCGACGGCGACACTGCCACTCGAAGCGATCGGTAGCCTGTATACGTTCCTCGGCAGCTATGACCGAGCTGAACGACTGCTCAAGCGCTCGATTGCGATCGAGCCGCACTACATCGCCTATTCGAATCTCGGCGTAATCTACCAGCTACGGCAGCAGTACGCCGAGGCTGCCGACATGTACCGCCGCGCGCGGGCGCTCAATGATAAAGATTTCAAAGTCTGGTACAATTTGGCCTCGGTGTATGAAAGCCTACCGGGCGGCATGACCCAGGCGCGCGAGTCGTATCAGGGGGCCATTGTCCTGGCGGAAGAGAATCTGAAAGTCAACCCCACTGACGCCGAATTGATCTGCAACCTGGCCGATTGTTATTGGCAGGTCGAACAGCGCGACAAGGCCCTGGCGATGGTCGATCGCGGGGTCAGACTCGCACCGGACGATATTGAAGTCATGGTGCGCGCCGGCGTCATATATGAACAGGCAGGGCGACACGAGGAAGCCCTGCACCTGGTGGGAATCGCCGCCCGGCGGGGATTTTCACTCGAACGGCTTCAGGCGACTCCAGCATTGAAGGACCTCATCGCCGATCCTCGCTTCGACAGTTTACTGAAGGCGGCGCATTAG
- a CDS encoding recombinase family protein codes for MRCAIYARYSDESQNPKSTTDQISQCREYITSRGWTVGPSQIYSDDAVSGSVLNRAAYIHMKAAALTGAFAYIVVDDLSRLGRNAAECLHVYQEFTTAGVNIAAIADGIDSAVESSKLPYYFKSITNEIFLDDLKAKIVRGLKGQVLRGYSAGGRVYGYDTKPDWIEPEQYDKFGRRRRHGVRVVINPREAAVVLRIFQLFAQGIGYRHIASTLNAEQIESPHSGCGHRSGYWQSSTIRAMLKQPKYVGDWTWNRTKWNKKNATGKRLARLNPASAWVHHRCEDLRIVPPSLWQQVQNRLSQSSARTSPGNRKSFALSGLLTCANCGSKLVIVKSRGVQTYACNRHRSGGPFACSSTARLPRREAEQSIFAELKSLLLNQESLSRIASHVREFLRRSEKPTPASTPSLKRRERQLSAALQRLLEAIEDGQGSQLIVERIRQREAELFEIREQITASTGRAAGASSHPAADPDSDTTTTQIAKYIFQLETLIDESISGNSRLLTEFNALLKRLIPVPLRVEPQYDRNSRTRSAAAFTITGHLSPLNLLQPGLISPAYPKMNSGAGT; via the coding sequence ATGCGCTGCGCCATCTACGCCCGGTATTCGGACGAAAGCCAGAATCCGAAATCGACAACCGATCAGATTTCCCAGTGTCGGGAGTACATCACTTCCCGCGGCTGGACTGTCGGGCCTTCGCAAATTTACTCCGATGATGCTGTCTCCGGGTCCGTCCTGAATCGCGCCGCCTACATCCACATGAAAGCCGCCGCCTTGACCGGTGCTTTCGCTTACATCGTGGTCGACGACCTCTCGCGCCTTGGCCGCAACGCCGCCGAGTGTCTGCACGTCTATCAGGAGTTCACCACCGCCGGCGTCAACATCGCGGCGATCGCGGACGGCATCGACTCTGCGGTCGAATCCTCGAAACTGCCGTACTACTTCAAGAGCATCACCAACGAGATTTTTCTCGATGACCTCAAGGCCAAGATCGTGCGCGGCCTGAAAGGCCAGGTGCTCCGCGGCTATTCTGCCGGTGGGCGCGTCTACGGTTACGATACCAAGCCCGACTGGATTGAACCCGAGCAGTACGACAAATTCGGCCGCCGTCGACGCCATGGAGTTCGCGTCGTCATCAACCCGCGCGAGGCCGCCGTCGTGCTCCGCATCTTCCAACTCTTCGCCCAGGGCATCGGCTACCGCCACATCGCATCGACACTGAACGCCGAGCAAATCGAATCGCCGCACTCCGGTTGCGGTCATCGCTCCGGCTATTGGCAAAGCTCGACCATCAGGGCGATGCTGAAGCAGCCCAAATACGTCGGCGACTGGACATGGAACCGCACCAAATGGAACAAGAAGAACGCCACCGGCAAGCGCCTTGCCCGGCTCAATCCCGCTTCTGCCTGGGTGCACCACCGCTGCGAGGATCTCCGCATCGTCCCTCCGTCGCTCTGGCAGCAGGTGCAAAATCGCCTCAGCCAGTCCAGCGCGCGCACGTCACCCGGCAATCGCAAGAGCTTCGCTCTCTCCGGCCTGTTGACTTGCGCCAACTGCGGCTCCAAGCTCGTTATCGTCAAGTCCCGTGGTGTCCAGACCTACGCCTGCAACCGCCACCGGTCCGGAGGGCCGTTCGCCTGCTCGTCCACCGCCCGCCTTCCGCGCCGCGAAGCCGAACAGTCGATTTTCGCCGAACTCAAATCGCTCCTGCTGAACCAAGAATCGCTTTCGAGAATCGCTTCCCACGTTCGGGAATTTCTTCGCCGGAGCGAAAAGCCGACTCCTGCATCGACCCCAAGCCTGAAACGCCGCGAGCGCCAGCTCTCTGCCGCCCTGCAGCGGCTTTTAGAGGCAATCGAGGATGGGCAGGGAAGTCAGCTTATCGTCGAACGTATCCGCCAGCGGGAAGCCGAGCTCTTCGAGATCCGCGAACAGATCACCGCAAGTACTGGCCGCGCCGCCGGCGCCTCCTCCCACCCGGCCGCAGACCCGGACTCCGACACCACCACGACCCAGATCGCCAAGTATATTTTTCAGCTTGAGACTTTGATCGATGAATCGATCTCGGGGAACAGCCGACTACTGACTGAGTTTAACGCCCTTTTGAAGCGCCTGATTCCGGTGCCGTTGCGCGTCGAACCTCAATACGATCGCAACAGCAGAACGCGGAGCGCCGCCGCCTTCACGATCACCGGCCACCTCTCCCCCCTGAATCTTCTTCAACCTGGCCTGATTAGTCCTGCATATCCAAAGATGAATAGCGGTGCAGGGACTTGA
- a CDS encoding conserved phage C-terminal domain-containing protein — MDRLSAAGWFEYDPEARVIFLPRQIEYDKPDNQFALKARIRRTRELPDSHLLSRYLRQLEPYVELYALTATELQYFRECIASTVSSCPTNPLPDGPAHRLAHRPAHPHPVGVAAPEPEPDTDPQPQPETEPDPEPTHHRGASIPYNEIIADLNSVTGRTYRLNTPATLRLIKARWAEGFRLEDFRKVHRTKFAEWNGDPEFRNYLRPETLYSPKFESYLNQPTVAPPRSEAARHNLSVIKNLMTLGGDNGNRS; from the coding sequence ATGGACCGGCTCTCCGCCGCCGGTTGGTTCGAATACGACCCGGAGGCCCGCGTCATCTTCCTTCCCAGACAAATCGAGTACGACAAGCCAGATAATCAATTCGCGCTCAAGGCCCGCATTCGCCGCACCCGCGAACTCCCCGACAGCCACTTGTTGAGTCGCTATCTGCGCCAACTCGAACCGTACGTTGAGCTATACGCCCTCACCGCAACCGAACTCCAGTACTTCCGCGAGTGCATCGCCAGTACCGTGTCCTCGTGTCCAACCAACCCTCTACCAGACGGTCCCGCTCACCGTCTCGCTCACCGTCCTGCACACCCTCACCCTGTTGGTGTGGCAGCCCCTGAACCTGAACCTGATACTGACCCTCAACCTCAACCTGAAACTGAACCGGATCCCGAGCCAACGCATCATCGCGGTGCGTCCATCCCATACAATGAGATTATCGCCGACCTGAACTCCGTCACAGGCCGCACCTATAGACTCAATACTCCTGCCACACTCCGCCTCATAAAGGCGCGGTGGGCAGAGGGATTCCGTTTAGAGGATTTCCGTAAGGTGCATCGCACCAAATTCGCCGAGTGGAACGGCGATCCCGAGTTCCGCAACTATCTCCGTCCGGAGACCCTCTACAGCCCGAAATTCGAATCTTACTTAAATCAACCAACAGTCGCGCCGCCCCGTTCAGAGGCCGCACGGCACAATCTATCTGTAATAAAAAACCTCATGACTCTTGGAGGAGACAATGGAAACCGATCGTAA
- a CDS encoding helix-turn-helix transcriptional regulator: MNNAEFRARRLQLRLSQMDAARLSGIDRSTISRFEKHGITLSEAQLQRLEAALNFHRPTDPVPINQLERRQS; encoded by the coding sequence ATGAACAACGCCGAATTCCGCGCGCGTCGCCTTCAGCTGCGTCTATCGCAGATGGACGCCGCACGCCTCAGCGGCATCGACCGCTCCACGATCTCGCGCTTCGAGAAGCACGGCATCACTCTATCCGAGGCCCAACTTCAGCGCCTGGAGGCCGCGCTCAACTTCCATCGTCCGACCGATCCGGTACCGATCAACCAGCTCGAAAGGAGACAATCGTGA